A region of the Gemmatimonadaceae bacterium genome:
CCCCGCCCATGCGCCGCATCACCTGCTGTGCCCTCCTCACCGCTGCCACCCTCGCCGCCTGCGCCCCCAAGGCTGACGCCCCCGGCGCGAAGCAGGACTCGACCACGGTCGCGACGAAGGACTCCGCCGTCGAGGGCTTCATCCAGGTCCCCGGCGGCAAAGTCTGGTACCGCGTCGTCGGCGCCGACAAGCCGGGCATACCGCTGCTTACGCTGCACGGCGGCCCCGGGATGCCGAGCTACTACCTGTCGCCGCTGGCCGAGCTGGCGAGCGACCGGCCGGTGATCTTCTTCGACCAGCTCGGGTGCGGGCGCAGCGACCATCCGAACGACACGACCCTCTGGACCATCCCGCGCTTCGTGCGGGAAGTGCAGGCGGTGCGCACCGCGCTCGGCTACAAGGAAGTCCACCTCCTCGGCCACAGCTGGGGGACGTTGCTGGCGTTCGAGTACCTGCTCACGAAGCCGACGGGCGTGAAGAGCGTGATCATGTCCGGCCCGGCGATCAGCATCGTGCGGTTCCGGCACGATGTGGACAGCATGATCGCGATGCTCCCCGACTCATTGATCCAGGCGATCCGGAGGAACGAGAAGGCTGGGACGACCACCGCGCCGGACTACATGGCCGCGAGCCAGGTGTTCTACGACCGCCACGTGATCCGGACCAAGCCGATGCCGGCCGATGTGGAGAGCACGTTCAAGTACCTCGGCACGCAGGTATACAACACGATGAACGGGCCGACGGAGTTCACGGTGGTGGGGTCGTTCAAGGACTATGACGGGACGCCGCGGCTGAAGGAGCTGACGCAGCCCGTGCTGTGGATTGCGGGCGAGCATGACGAGACGTCACCGGCGGCGGCGCGGGATTTCCAGAGGATGGTGCCGGGGAGTGAGTACGTGGAGCTGAAGGGGGCGGGGCATATGACGATGTATGATGCGCGGGCTGACTACCTCGCCGCTGTTCGCACGTTCATCGCGGCGCACGAGCGCTGAAGCTGGCGCCTGCGCTGGGCGGGGGTCGAAAACGGCATTCTGGCGGGGAGCCTCTCCCGTCAGCTGCGTACTTGCACTACTCCAATTCTCCGTGTGGCCGAACCGACACATGCCAGAACAACGGACGTCCCGATGACTCTCCCCCGTGGATTGTACGACCAGCTTCTGACCACTGAGCTCAAGCAGCGCATTGCCGGTGAGACGCCGTCTGTTGCGGTCGATACACTCTCGCGGTCAGACTCGATTCTTCACCTGGTCGATCTCGTCGGCCGAACGCTCGCGGACTCGCTCGAATCCTTACCCGGGTCGCTGTCCGAGCAGGTCGAGTCGAATGCCGCCTTGATCTCTGAAATACTCAAGGTCATCCAGCGATATAGTCGATCTGCAGACGGCGTTCCCGGCTTGCCGCCGCCGCCGCTGAAGAGGCTTCGGGCTGTCGGGGACGCCAATATTGGTGCCGTGCTGCCAGAGACCGGCCTTGCTGTGCCGTGGCTCTTCACGGCATCGAAGGGGTCGCCGACGCTGTACGAGGAGATTCGGCGCGAAGCCGCGTCCTGCGATTCCATCGACATCCTCGTGAGCTTCATCACGGTATCCGGAGTTCGCAAGTTGATGGACGTTCTGCAGCGTGTGACGGCTGCGGACGCCACAGGGAGGGGTCGAACTAGCATTCGAGTGCTCACGACCACTTACACAGGTGCGACGGAGCAACGAGCGCTCGACACGCTGGCGCGATTGAACGGGTGCGAAGTGCGAGTGTCGCTCGACGGTCGCCGCACACGTTTGCACGCCAAGGCTTGGATGTTCAAACGGAAAACCGGGTTTGGCACCGCGTATGTGGGGAGTGCAAACCTATCCGGCGCTGCCTTGCTGGGCGGGCTCGAGTGGACCGTCAAGCTCACGGAACGCGGCCAGGACTTCCTGTTCAAGCGGGCCGCGGCGCACTTCGAGACGCTCTGGGAGGACGACGAGTTCTCCCCGTACCATCCTGATATTCCCCAGGCCACCGAGGCGCTGCGCCAGGCGCTAAAGAGGGAAGCGGTAGGCAGTGGTGCGGCTTCGACTTTCTTCTTCGATATCACAGCGAAGCCGTACCAAGCAGATATGCTGCAGCAGCTACAGTACGAGCGCGACCACGGGCGCACAAAGAACTTGCTCGTGGCCGCGACGGGCACAGGCAAGACGGTGATGGCAGCGCTTGATTACCGTCGCTCCGTCGCACAGATGGGTTCACGGCCGCGGTTGCTGTTCGTCTCACATCGTCAGGAGATTCTGGCACAAGCGATGGCGACCTATCGCGCGGTGCTGCGCGACGGCGGGTTCGGCGATTTGCTCGCGGCCGGTAGCTCGCCAGCGCAGTATGATCACTTGTTCGCGACGATCCAAAGCGTATCTGCGCAGGACATCGTACGGCGATTCGGCACCGGCAACTGGCACACGGTCGTTGTCGACGAATGTCATCGGTTGGCCGCCAAGCAGTTTGAGCAATTTGCACAGGCGATCCGGCCAACTGTGTTCCTTGGCCTGACCGCGACGCCGGAGCGATCTGACGGAGAGCCGTTGGCGCCGTTCTTTCACATGCGGCCTGATGGCTCACCTGCAGCAGAACTCCGCCTCTGGCACGCGCTGGATCTTCAGCTGCTGGCGCCATTTGAGTACTTCGGCTGCAATGACCAGACAGACTTCTCGAACGTGCCTTGGGGGCAGGACGGCCAGAAGCAGGCAATCGACGGACTGGTGACCGGAAATCAGGTCCGAGCACGGATGATCGTCAATGAATGGGAGCGTCTCAGTGGCAACGCTGCCGGCAGTCGAGCTTTGATCTTCTGCAACTCATTGGAGCACGCGCGATTCATGACCGACTACCTAAAGCGCGCTGGCTTGCCGGTCGTGATGTTGAGTGGCGATTCCAGTGACGAGGAGCGCGCCTTAGCGCCAGGCCGGCTGGAGCGTGGCGAGATTTGCGGCATCGTTACGGTCGATCTGTACAATGAAGGCATCGACATCCCCTGTGTTGATACTCTGCTTTTCCTGCGCCCAACGCAGAGCCCGCTGGTGTTCCAGCAGCAGCTCGGGCGCGGACTTCGGTTAAGCGACGGAAAGGCGAGTTGTTTGGTCCTCGATTTCGTCGGTCGGCATCGCGCCGAGTTCCGCTTTGATCGACTGCTTGCATCAATCACCGGGCTCACGCGGAAAGGCATTCTGCGCGGTGTCCAAGAGGGATTCAGCACGCTTCCCAGCGGCTGCCATATCCACCTCGAGGCACAGGCAACAGCGCAGATCCTGTCGAGCCTGCGCGGGATCGCTGCAAACTCGTGGAGGAATCTGAAGCGCGAGCTCATGGCCTTCTCCGCGACTCGGCCCGCCGGCGGAGTGCGTCTCGGCCGCTTCCTCGATGAGTATGAGGTCGAATTGCGCGACGTGTATCGAGATGCGGCTCGCTCCGGGTGGACTCCGTTGCGCCGTGACGCTGGGGTGCTCAGCGCGAATGACGAACCCGCTGACGAAGCGAAGCTCTCGAGGGCATTGCGAATGCTGTTGCACAACGATGATCCGGAGCACCTCGCGCTGATTGGTCGAGTCGCCGAGTCGAAGGGCGAATACGAGGTTGACTCTGCTCGTTCGGCGCGACG
Encoded here:
- a CDS encoding DUF3427 domain-containing protein — protein: MTLPRGLYDQLLTTELKQRIAGETPSVAVDTLSRSDSILHLVDLVGRTLADSLESLPGSLSEQVESNAALISEILKVIQRYSRSADGVPGLPPPPLKRLRAVGDANIGAVLPETGLAVPWLFTASKGSPTLYEEIRREAASCDSIDILVSFITVSGVRKLMDVLQRVTAADATGRGRTSIRVLTTTYTGATEQRALDTLARLNGCEVRVSLDGRRTRLHAKAWMFKRKTGFGTAYVGSANLSGAALLGGLEWTVKLTERGQDFLFKRAAAHFETLWEDDEFSPYHPDIPQATEALRQALKREAVGSGAASTFFFDITAKPYQADMLQQLQYERDHGRTKNLLVAATGTGKTVMAALDYRRSVAQMGSRPRLLFVSHRQEILAQAMATYRAVLRDGGFGDLLAAGSSPAQYDHLFATIQSVSAQDIVRRFGTGNWHTVVVDECHRLAAKQFEQFAQAIRPTVFLGLTATPERSDGEPLAPFFHMRPDGSPAAELRLWHALDLQLLAPFEYFGCNDQTDFSNVPWGQDGQKQAIDGLVTGNQVRARMIVNEWERLSGNAAGSRALIFCNSLEHARFMTDYLKRAGLPVVMLSGDSSDEERALAPGRLERGEICGIVTVDLYNEGIDIPCVDTLLFLRPTQSPLVFQQQLGRGLRLSDGKASCLVLDFVGRHRAEFRFDRLLASITGLTRKGILRGVQEGFSTLPSGCHIHLEAQATAQILSSLRGIAANSWRNLKRELMAFSATRPAGGVRLGRFLDEYEVELRDVYRDAARSGWTPLRRDAGVLSANDEPADEAKLSRALRMLLHNDDPEHLALIGRVAESKGEYEVDSARSARRLQMLAYQLDHTSTGSYQELLVPLCSSTAVLDELGQLTEILAARSRVGAVRIPGFEDLPLLLHARYSRREILAGVGYHSATSRPSVREGVLNLPDAKLQLLFVTLDKSDGFHDRIAYHDYAVSVSRFHWQTQNSAGPRTETGRRYLESQENGWRFLLFVRETPEHAFFSCGTARLVSEADVSGEKPMNIVWTLDTQLPVHAFRAFCAIRGV
- a CDS encoding proline iminopeptidase-family hydrolase → MRRITCCALLTAATLAACAPKADAPGAKQDSTTVATKDSAVEGFIQVPGGKVWYRVVGADKPGIPLLTLHGGPGMPSYYLSPLAELASDRPVIFFDQLGCGRSDHPNDTTLWTIPRFVREVQAVRTALGYKEVHLLGHSWGTLLAFEYLLTKPTGVKSVIMSGPAISIVRFRHDVDSMIAMLPDSLIQAIRRNEKAGTTTAPDYMAASQVFYDRHVIRTKPMPADVESTFKYLGTQVYNTMNGPTEFTVVGSFKDYDGTPRLKELTQPVLWIAGEHDETSPAAARDFQRMVPGSEYVELKGAGHMTMYDARADYLAAVRTFIAAHER